The proteins below are encoded in one region of Rhodothermales bacterium:
- a CDS encoding DUF3078 domain-containing protein gives MNTATTGRAGRAIFRGLTLLAVALVSFASSARAQDAVVDTTGWRNSLIASLAGSQASYSNWSEGGINSLAFTTGILGEQMKHTEHWLRKRKLRFAFGLLKQDTLDVRKADDLIHLESSAQYQGERIWKTLNPILAFSFRSQFAEGFDYGTSPQTRVSAFLSPATSTQTIGLAYQPVPWFSQRFGLAAKETIVSIEELREAYGNDIDETLRLEGGFDLYSQLDRELVKNVVLKSSLGFFFGFTQLDQPDIRWENLVSMKVNSWLSVNFEFVTFYDLDISDKAQLKQVLSTGVSFSLL, from the coding sequence ATGAACACTGCTACTACCGGGCGTGCCGGCCGTGCGATCTTTCGCGGTCTGACGCTCCTCGCCGTTGCCCTTGTTTCCTTTGCGTCTTCCGCCCGCGCCCAGGATGCCGTCGTCGATACCACCGGCTGGCGGAATAGCCTCATCGCCAGCCTCGCCGGCAGCCAGGCCTCCTACAGCAACTGGAGCGAAGGCGGCATCAACTCGCTCGCCTTTACGACCGGCATCCTCGGCGAACAGATGAAGCACACGGAGCACTGGCTGCGCAAGCGGAAGCTGCGTTTTGCTTTTGGTCTCCTGAAGCAGGATACGCTGGATGTACGCAAGGCGGATGACCTGATCCACCTCGAAAGCTCCGCCCAGTACCAGGGCGAGCGCATCTGGAAGACGCTCAATCCGATCCTCGCCTTCTCGTTCCGTAGCCAGTTCGCGGAAGGGTTTGATTATGGCACCAGCCCCCAGACGCGGGTCTCGGCCTTCCTCTCGCCGGCGACATCCACACAAACCATCGGTCTTGCCTACCAGCCGGTCCCCTGGTTCTCGCAGCGTTTCGGCCTCGCGGCCAAGGAGACCATCGTGTCGATCGAGGAGCTGCGTGAGGCGTATGGCAACGATATCGATGAGACCTTGCGCCTGGAAGGCGGCTTCGACCTGTATTCCCAGCTCGATCGCGAGCTCGTGAAAAACGTGGTCCTGAAGTCGTCGCTGGGCTTCTTCTTCGGCTTTACGCAACTCGATCAGCCAGACATCCGCTGGGAGAACCTGGTGTCGATGAAGGTGAATAGCTGGCTGTCGGTCAACTTCGAGTTCGTTACGTTCTACGACCTCGACATCAGCGACAAGGCGCAGCTGAAGCAGGTGCTGTCGACGGGCGTCTCCTTCTCGCTCCTGTAA
- a CDS encoding Rab family GTPase: MCMLGTFAVGKTSLIRRYVRGVFDEKYLTTMGAKVDKKNVRVADVGVDLLLWDLNGEDRFQALSMEYARGAAGYLLVIDRTRPATLEAAHALQQKVLHAVGPLPFIVLVNKSDLPGHWDRQPGDLDALRAGGWVFVETSARTGTGVDEAFMSLASRLID; this comes from the coding sequence GTGTGCATGCTCGGCACGTTCGCCGTCGGAAAAACGAGCCTCATCCGCCGCTACGTCCGAGGCGTGTTCGACGAGAAGTACTTGACGACGATGGGCGCGAAGGTCGACAAAAAAAACGTACGGGTAGCGGATGTTGGGGTCGATCTTTTGTTGTGGGATTTGAACGGAGAAGACCGATTCCAGGCGCTTTCGATGGAATACGCGCGTGGCGCCGCCGGCTACCTGCTGGTGATCGACCGGACGCGTCCGGCCACCCTCGAGGCGGCCCACGCGTTGCAGCAAAAGGTCCTGCATGCCGTGGGTCCCCTGCCGTTTATCGTCCTGGTCAACAAGTCCGACCTGCCCGGTCACTGGGATCGGCAGCCGGGCGACCTCGACGCGCTGCGTGCCGGCGGGTGGGTGTTCGTCGAAACCAGCGCAAGAACGGGCACAGGTGTTGACGAAGCTTTTATGAGTCTCGCGAGCCGGCTGATCGATTGA
- a CDS encoding sigma-54 dependent transcriptional regulator — protein sequence MALRIFIVEDDPDYASLLRFQLKKLDTLIEVFETGEAALAALDPAPDLIYLDLVMPGQGGLETLRQIHAMHRQLPIVVVSSQTSLGVALEALRLGAYDYVTKGVDDTVKIETIARQIADKTALSAEVEALRDLLPTPQGIPGLIGESAAMGRVLRILRKTLKGNLAVAIVGESGTGKELAAQAIHYNSPRRREPFVIVNCAAIPNELMESEFFGHEKGSFTGAYTRKMGKFEQANRGTIFLDEIGELNLSLQAKLLRVLQNQEVQRVGGNETIRVDVRVICATNRDIVEMTQHGAFREDLYYRLFQFPVHLPPLRERDQDALLLAEHFRKAFLTAHKDVEPREFSSATRRVILANDWPGNVRQLKNAVERALLVSDTPAIEPLDLMLEALPPPRRPMAAKALAPSSAPIPTRAGSPSERLYEARNADAILPLEDLKRLAIEHAYKVCKGNIDQTSIRLGVTRSTIYRLMEKYKMEGHEIVP from the coding sequence ATGGCGCTTCGCATCTTTATCGTCGAGGACGATCCCGACTACGCCTCCCTGCTCCGTTTCCAGCTGAAGAAGCTCGACACGCTCATCGAGGTATTCGAAACCGGCGAGGCGGCCCTAGCCGCACTGGATCCCGCGCCCGACCTGATCTATCTGGATCTCGTGATGCCTGGCCAGGGCGGCCTGGAGACCTTGCGTCAGATCCACGCCATGCATCGGCAGCTGCCGATCGTCGTTGTTTCGTCCCAGACCTCCCTCGGCGTGGCCCTCGAAGCGCTTCGGCTCGGGGCGTACGACTACGTCACGAAGGGCGTGGACGACACGGTCAAGATCGAAACCATCGCCCGGCAGATCGCCGACAAAACCGCTTTATCGGCGGAGGTCGAGGCCCTGCGCGATCTATTACCCACGCCGCAGGGCATTCCTGGCCTCATCGGCGAAAGCGCGGCGATGGGGCGGGTGCTGCGCATCCTGCGCAAGACGCTCAAGGGCAACCTTGCGGTGGCGATCGTGGGCGAAAGTGGAACGGGCAAGGAGCTGGCGGCCCAGGCCATCCATTACAACTCGCCCCGCCGGCGCGAGCCTTTTGTCATCGTCAACTGCGCCGCCATCCCGAACGAACTCATGGAAAGCGAGTTCTTCGGCCATGAAAAAGGGTCGTTTACCGGCGCCTATACGCGTAAGATGGGCAAATTCGAGCAGGCGAACCGGGGCACGATCTTCCTGGACGAAATCGGCGAACTCAACCTGAGCCTGCAGGCCAAGCTTCTCCGGGTATTGCAGAACCAGGAAGTGCAGCGGGTCGGCGGCAACGAAACGATTCGGGTGGATGTGCGCGTGATCTGTGCGACAAACCGGGATATCGTCGAGATGACGCAGCACGGGGCGTTCCGCGAGGATCTCTACTATCGTCTGTTCCAGTTCCCCGTCCACCTGCCCCCGCTACGCGAGCGCGACCAGGATGCCTTGCTGCTGGCGGAGCACTTCCGGAAGGCGTTTCTCACGGCGCACAAAGACGTGGAGCCCCGTGAATTCTCCTCCGCGACCCGCCGGGTCATCCTGGCGAACGACTGGCCCGGCAACGTGCGCCAGCTCAAAAATGCGGTCGAACGCGCGTTGCTGGTGTCGGATACGCCGGCGATCGAGCCGCTGGACCTCATGCTCGAAGCGCTCCCCCCGCCCCGCCGCCCGATGGCCGCGAAGGCCCTCGCGCCGTCTTCAGCGCCGATTCCAACACGCGCCGGCTCGCCGTCGGAACGGCTCTACGAAGCCCGAAACGCCGATGCGATCCTTCCCCTGGAAGATCTCAAGCGGCTCGCGATCGAACACGCCTACAAGGTGTGTAAAGGCAACATCGACCAGACCTCGATCCGTCTGGGCGTCACCCGGTCCACCATCTACCGGCTGATGGAGAAATACAAGATGGAAGGCCACGAGATCGTTCCGTAA
- a CDS encoding cation transporter — protein MSIKKETLKINGMSCGGCVKSVTRALTQTEGVTVERVEIGLAEITYDPALVTPEAIAAAIDEAGFELAEGV, from the coding sequence ATGAGCATCAAAAAAGAAACCCTCAAGATAAATGGAATGAGCTGCGGCGGCTGCGTGAAATCGGTCACCCGGGCGCTTACGCAGACGGAAGGCGTGACGGTCGAACGCGTGGAAATCGGCCTCGCGGAGATCACCTACGATCCGGCCCTGGTAACCCCCGAAGCGATCGCTGCAGCCATCGACGAAGCCGGGTTCGAGTTAGCGGAAGGGGTTTAA
- a CDS encoding HAMP domain-containing sensor histidine kinase yields MSAVLSRLLSDLSIAVLESTGGRSFALVSDIPAWLDALWPTARSHGEALEPGETFLFLDDFIDRAIAHWEAGREEPLVSGLWTETRADGAEILLEATARCIEGRPLLLIHIPPEQQTRGIFQQAREQRLAYEHLLDEINKREILLHCIVHDLSNPLAGIRGSLKLMEQESMVSPDGDELLRISLSQTEKMQRSIRGILEAFSVDARPLMPSIVAADVAPDILLCAHQVAASMAATAALRGVAIQVEAATSAGDTWRVAGEAERLERVFFNLVANALRYATEGETITLRLIAEDAYIHASVEDQGPGVSDAMASALFTRFARGDDRPGQAGLGLYFCRITVEQWGGQIGYRPAAGGGACFWFRVPRPAQGLTLNVKR; encoded by the coding sequence ATGAGCGCCGTCCTCTCCCGCCTGCTCTCCGACCTCTCGATCGCCGTCCTGGAATCCACCGGTGGCCGCTCCTTTGCACTGGTAAGCGACATCCCGGCGTGGCTGGACGCCCTGTGGCCCACGGCACGGAGCCACGGCGAGGCCCTGGAGCCCGGTGAGACGTTCCTGTTTCTGGACGACTTCATCGATCGGGCGATCGCGCACTGGGAAGCGGGGCGCGAGGAGCCGCTTGTTTCGGGTTTGTGGACTGAGACCCGCGCGGATGGCGCCGAAATCCTGCTCGAAGCGACGGCGCGCTGTATCGAAGGCCGGCCTCTCCTCCTGATCCACATCCCCCCTGAACAGCAGACACGCGGCATCTTCCAGCAGGCCCGCGAGCAACGGCTCGCCTACGAACACCTGCTCGACGAGATCAACAAACGGGAGATCCTGCTCCATTGTATCGTGCACGACCTCTCGAACCCGCTCGCCGGTATCCGCGGCAGCCTGAAGTTGATGGAGCAGGAGTCGATGGTCTCGCCGGACGGCGACGAGCTGCTCCGGATCAGCCTCAGCCAGACCGAAAAAATGCAGCGATCGATCCGTGGCATCCTCGAAGCTTTCTCCGTGGATGCTCGCCCGCTGATGCCTTCCATCGTGGCGGCGGACGTCGCGCCGGACATTCTACTCTGCGCGCACCAGGTCGCGGCGTCGATGGCCGCAACGGCCGCGCTGCGGGGTGTGGCGATTCAGGTGGAGGCCGCGACCTCTGCTGGAGACACCTGGCGGGTGGCCGGCGAGGCCGAGCGACTCGAACGGGTGTTTTTTAACCTGGTTGCCAACGCGCTGCGCTACGCCACCGAAGGAGAAACCATCACGCTGCGTCTGATCGCGGAGGATGCGTATATTCACGCGTCCGTCGAGGACCAGGGGCCGGGCGTGTCGGATGCGATGGCCAGCGCCCTGTTCACCCGCTTCGCCCGCGGCGACGACCGCCCCGGACAGGCCGGGCTCGGGCTGTACTTTTGCCGGATCACGGTCGAACAATGGGGCGGCCAGATCGGCTACCGGCCGGCCGCCGGCGGAGGCGCCTGCTTCTGGTTCCGCGTGCCGAGGCCGGCACAGGGTTTAACGTTAAACGTTAAACGGTAG
- a CDS encoding histidine triad nucleotide-binding protein encodes MPDKTLFQKIADREIPAELVYEDAQSFAIRDIHPQAPTHLLIVPRKPIPSLDDLEEGDETLVGHLFTVARLLAAREGLTHGYRTVFNCGPAAGQTVPHLHLHLLGGRTLTWPPG; translated from the coding sequence ATGCCTGATAAAACACTCTTTCAGAAAATCGCCGACCGTGAGATCCCCGCCGAACTCGTCTATGAAGATGCGCAGAGTTTCGCGATTCGGGACATCCACCCGCAGGCGCCGACGCACCTCTTGATCGTGCCGAGAAAGCCGATTCCGAGTCTGGATGATCTGGAGGAGGGGGACGAAACGCTTGTGGGGCATCTATTTACGGTGGCCCGCCTCCTGGCGGCGCGTGAGGGTCTCACGCACGGGTATCGAACCGTGTTTAATTGCGGGCCGGCCGCCGGCCAGACGGTGCCCCATCTCCATCTCCATCTTCTGGGCGGGCGCACGCTCACCTGGCCCCCGGGATGA
- a CDS encoding heavy metal translocating P-type ATPase has translation MHTPAPTATAPDATEWTLPVEGMECASCAVRIEKQLRKRTGVLGASVNLASNEARISTAGGSVHLNDLVDTIERTGFHVPNLTFEAPLRPDASPDETALEAVFERTNGVLTARIENDGIVVRYVPGVVEPAVIQELLVLRGYIASGAPAVSEVASFDPHALAFHSLFRRFLLAAVCTLPVAILSMAHGALDFPGVHVVLLVLTTPVVVIAGGPFFQSAWRLLRHGGADMNTLVALGVGSAYGYSMAATLAPGWFEAAFGRAPDVYFEAAAVIVTLILLGRLLEARAKQRTSEAIEKLIDLQPAIARALVDGREVELPVAQVAVGQRLVVRPGERIALDGVIVEGQSAVDESMITGEPLPVEKEPGSAVTGGTLNRTGAFVFEVKRIGAETTLQQIVRFVRDAQGRKAPIQRLADVVAGVFVPIVLGIAVLTFILWSIFGPEPATAYALVVFVSVLIIACPCALGLATPTAIMVATGKAAEHGLLVKGGDALEALHRVDTVVLDKTGTLTLGAPELTDVAPAGDWTAESLLRLAASAEQRSEHPVAHAIVRAAITQGLALSAPSAFASATGLGIEAVVEGRPLVIGNEAFLAKQGVGIDALASVAEVLHEAGKTLVAVAVDGRFAGFLAIADAPRPTSRAAVAAMRRLGIEVIMLTGDHERPARAIAREVGIDRVIAGVLPDEKARTIERLQAEGRVVAMVGDGVNDAPALALADVGIAIGGGTDIAIDAADVTLMRSDPGALVAAFALSARTMRTIKQNLFFAFIYNIVGIPIAAGALYPVLGWLLSPMIASAAMALSSVSVVTNSLRLKRWKPADTPTTGHLP, from the coding sequence ATGCACACGCCGGCCCCGACAGCTACCGCCCCCGATGCGACCGAGTGGACACTTCCCGTCGAAGGCATGGAGTGCGCCTCGTGTGCGGTGCGGATCGAAAAACAGCTTCGAAAGCGAACCGGGGTACTCGGGGCCTCGGTCAACCTGGCCAGCAACGAGGCGCGTATTTCGACCGCCGGCGGATCGGTTCACCTCAACGACCTGGTGGACACCATCGAGCGCACCGGTTTCCATGTCCCAAACCTCACTTTCGAGGCGCCACTGCGCCCGGATGCGTCTCCCGATGAAACGGCGCTCGAGGCGGTGTTCGAGCGTACAAACGGCGTCCTGACGGCGCGGATTGAGAATGACGGCATCGTGGTGCGATACGTGCCGGGGGTCGTCGAGCCGGCGGTGATTCAGGAACTGCTCGTCCTTCGCGGCTACATAGCGTCCGGCGCGCCGGCGGTGTCCGAGGTAGCATCGTTCGATCCACACGCGCTTGCGTTCCATAGTCTCTTCCGCCGTTTCCTGCTCGCGGCCGTCTGCACGCTTCCGGTGGCGATCCTCTCAATGGCGCATGGCGCGCTCGACTTCCCGGGCGTGCACGTAGTCCTCCTGGTCCTGACGACCCCGGTGGTGGTCATCGCCGGCGGCCCGTTCTTCCAGAGCGCGTGGCGGTTGCTCCGTCACGGCGGGGCGGACATGAATACCCTGGTGGCCCTCGGCGTCGGCTCGGCGTATGGCTACAGCATGGCCGCGACGCTGGCTCCGGGTTGGTTCGAGGCCGCTTTTGGCCGCGCGCCGGACGTCTACTTCGAGGCGGCCGCCGTCATCGTCACGCTTATCCTCTTGGGCCGGCTGCTGGAGGCTCGGGCGAAACAGCGGACGAGCGAGGCGATCGAAAAACTCATCGATCTTCAGCCGGCGATTGCGCGGGCGCTGGTGGATGGGCGCGAAGTGGAGCTTCCCGTCGCCCAGGTAGCGGTGGGGCAGCGCCTCGTCGTGCGGCCCGGCGAGCGCATCGCGCTGGACGGCGTGATCGTCGAGGGCCAGTCCGCCGTGGATGAGAGCATGATCACGGGCGAGCCGCTGCCGGTCGAAAAAGAGCCCGGCAGCGCGGTGACCGGGGGGACGCTGAATCGCACGGGTGCGTTTGTCTTCGAGGTCAAGCGAATCGGGGCGGAGACGACGCTGCAGCAGATCGTCCGCTTCGTGCGGGATGCGCAGGGACGCAAGGCCCCCATTCAGCGCCTGGCCGACGTCGTCGCCGGCGTGTTCGTCCCGATCGTCCTGGGCATCGCCGTCCTCACCTTCATTCTATGGTCGATCTTCGGGCCGGAGCCGGCCACCGCCTACGCCCTCGTCGTGTTTGTCTCCGTCCTCATCATCGCCTGCCCCTGCGCCCTCGGCCTGGCGACGCCGACAGCCATCATGGTGGCCACCGGCAAAGCCGCAGAACACGGTCTGCTGGTGAAAGGGGGCGACGCGCTCGAGGCGCTGCACCGGGTCGACACCGTAGTGCTGGACAAAACCGGCACGCTGACCCTGGGAGCGCCGGAGCTGACCGATGTCGCGCCGGCCGGCGACTGGACCGCAGAGTCGCTGCTGCGTCTCGCGGCATCGGCCGAGCAACGATCCGAACACCCGGTCGCCCATGCCATCGTGCGCGCCGCGATAACGCAGGGGTTGGCGCTGAGCGCGCCATCCGCGTTCGCGTCGGCGACCGGCCTGGGGATCGAGGCCGTAGTGGAGGGCCGTCCGCTGGTCATCGGGAACGAGGCGTTCCTGGCGAAACAGGGCGTCGGCATCGACGCCCTCGCCAGCGTGGCCGAGGTGCTGCACGAGGCGGGCAAGACACTTGTCGCGGTCGCCGTCGACGGCCGGTTCGCGGGATTTCTGGCTATCGCGGATGCACCCCGGCCCACCTCCCGCGCGGCCGTCGCGGCCATGCGCCGACTGGGGATCGAGGTGATCATGCTCACGGGCGACCATGAGCGGCCGGCGCGGGCGATTGCCCGTGAGGTAGGCATCGACCGCGTCATCGCCGGCGTCCTGCCCGACGAAAAGGCCCGGACGATAGAACGGCTGCAGGCGGAAGGGCGCGTCGTGGCCATGGTGGGCGATGGCGTCAACGATGCGCCGGCGCTGGCGCTGGCGGATGTGGGCATCGCCATTGGCGGCGGCACCGATATCGCCATCGACGCGGCCGACGTCACGCTCATGCGCAGCGACCCGGGCGCACTGGTTGCGGCGTTTGCATTATCCGCCCGTACCATGCGTACGATCAAACAAAATCTGTTCTTTGCCTTTATCTACAACATCGTCGGCATCCCCATCGCCGCCGGGGCCCTGTACCCCGTGCTGGGTTGGCTCTTGAGTCCGATGATCGCCTCCGCCGCGATGGCGCTTTCGAGCGTCTCGGTGGTGACGAACAGCCTGCGGCTAAAGCGATGGAAGCCGGCGGATACCCCTACAACTGGACATCTCCCATGA
- the folE gene encoding GTP cyclohydrolase I FolE, whose translation MKKKKTESHDSNGSAHTTFDTLYTREERYTPDVTRSIANHVSGILELIGEDTEREGILKTPERVAKAYQFLTQGYAMDPHAILSAALFEEDYSEMILVKNIELYSLCEHHMLPFFGKAHVAYIPNGKIVGLSKLPRIVDVFARRLQVQERLTLQIRDAIDEVIKPLGVAVVIEAQHLCMMMRGAEKQNSTTTTSAVSGEFHRDATRTEFMRLIGSH comes from the coding sequence ATGAAGAAGAAAAAGACGGAATCACACGATTCAAATGGGTCGGCGCATACGACCTTCGACACACTCTACACCCGTGAAGAACGGTATACGCCGGACGTCACGCGGTCCATTGCCAACCATGTATCCGGCATTCTCGAGCTCATCGGCGAGGATACGGAGCGAGAGGGTATTCTCAAGACGCCCGAGCGGGTGGCGAAAGCGTACCAGTTCCTCACCCAGGGGTATGCGATGGATCCCCATGCGATCCTGTCGGCCGCGTTGTTCGAGGAGGATTATAGCGAGATGATCCTCGTAAAGAACATCGAACTGTATTCCCTGTGCGAGCACCACATGCTGCCGTTTTTTGGAAAGGCGCACGTCGCCTACATCCCAAACGGGAAGATCGTGGGCTTGAGCAAGCTGCCGCGTATCGTGGATGTGTTCGCCCGCCGGCTCCAGGTCCAGGAACGCCTCACCCTCCAGATTCGCGATGCCATCGATGAGGTCATCAAGCCCCTCGGTGTCGCGGTGGTCATCGAGGCTCAGCACCTGTGCATGATGATGCGCGGGGCGGAAAAGCAGAATTCGACTACCACGACCAGCGCCGTCAGCGGCGAATTTCACCGGGACGCGACGCGGACCGAGTTCATGCGTCTGATCGGCAGCCACTGA
- a CDS encoding 6-carboxytetrahydropterin synthase, translating to MPTVYVTRVVHFNAAHRLHNPERTDEWNRRTYGKCNNPNWHGHNYTLEVTVAGEPDPETGYVIDLGVLKQLIEKTVLDKVDHANLNLDVDFMQGILPSTENVVVAIWRQLVDVVPAGRLHAIRLYETERNVAEYRGE from the coding sequence ATGCCTACCGTTTACGTGACCCGCGTCGTCCATTTTAACGCGGCCCATCGCCTGCACAACCCGGAGCGGACCGACGAGTGGAATCGTCGTACCTATGGGAAGTGTAACAATCCGAACTGGCACGGCCACAACTATACGCTGGAAGTGACCGTCGCTGGCGAGCCGGATCCTGAAACCGGCTACGTGATCGACCTGGGTGTGCTCAAGCAGCTGATCGAAAAAACGGTGCTCGACAAGGTGGATCACGCCAACCTCAATCTAGATGTCGATTTCATGCAGGGCATCCTGCCATCCACCGAAAACGTAGTGGTGGCCATCTGGCGGCAACTCGTCGACGTGGTCCCGGCGGGCCGGTTGCATGCCATCCGCCTCTACGAAACGGAGCGCAACGTGGCCGAATATCGGGGAGAATGA
- a CDS encoding SDR family oxidoreductase → MPVVVITGASQGIGAAIALAFAGEPGVRLALVARNAEKLEAVARACRAAGALAEVFICDVVVDEQVAAMARAVQTVWGAPDVVVNNAGVFEPGSILETSAEAFRRQIDVNLTSAFLVTRAFLEPMIRRGNGHLFYMASVASIRAYAAGAAYCAAKHGLLGLARSVREETKSHGLRVTALLPGATFTPSWEGVDLPEERFMPAEDIAQALLDVYRLSDRTVVEELILRPRLGDV, encoded by the coding sequence ATGCCGGTCGTCGTCATCACCGGCGCCAGCCAGGGTATCGGCGCCGCCATCGCGCTCGCCTTCGCCGGCGAGCCCGGCGTTCGCCTCGCACTTGTTGCCCGCAACGCCGAAAAACTGGAAGCCGTGGCCCGGGCGTGCCGCGCGGCCGGCGCCCTGGCGGAGGTGTTTATTTGTGATGTCGTAGTCGATGAACAGGTCGCCGCGATGGCGCGGGCCGTGCAGACGGTGTGGGGTGCTCCGGATGTGGTGGTCAATAACGCCGGCGTATTCGAGCCCGGCTCGATCCTCGAGACCTCCGCCGAGGCCTTTCGCCGGCAGATCGACGTCAACCTCACCAGTGCCTTCCTGGTCACCCGCGCGTTCCTCGAGCCGATGATCCGGCGGGGCAACGGTCATCTCTTTTACATGGCTTCCGTCGCGTCCATCCGCGCCTATGCCGCCGGCGCCGCCTACTGCGCGGCCAAACACGGGCTGCTTGGGCTGGCGCGGAGCGTGCGCGAAGAAACGAAGTCGCACGGCCTGCGCGTCACCGCCCTGCTCCCTGGCGCCACGTTCACGCCCAGCTGGGAAGGCGTCGATCTTCCCGAAGAACGCTTTATGCCGGCGGAAGACATCGCTCAAGCGCTGCTGGACGTCTACCGCCTTAGCGACCGCACCGTCGTGGAAGAGCTCATCCTACGGCCGAGGCTTGGGGACGTGTAG